In Athalia rosae chromosome 6, iyAthRosa1.1, whole genome shotgun sequence, one DNA window encodes the following:
- the LOC105690846 gene encoding maternal embryonic leucine zipper kinase-like isoform X2 has translation MIIEYCSGGELFDHIVEKNRLTETDSRKFFRQIVSAVAYLHSLGYAHRDLKPENVLLDRQQNLKLIDFGLCAKPKGGMQAHLYTSCGSPTYAAPELVLGNKYLGSEVDIWSMGVLLYALLCGFLPFDDSSIENLYRKILSGKYDEPNWLSSSSKKLIRSMLQIDPKNRITVQELCTHPWITAGFLNPVSSKKRTNFQKDEEVLATMSSICSESGDDIWQELLKSNRTDYRTATYLLLLNRKHRGLPLRLASAPRTHFWGKSNVEGTPKVDIGLTNFITKLDQSPRSRVIEQSPVTDKPYTAIKMTLETAKNNGKDFTEPHIPIRKRLRSKETDDALSPIPSKRPVEKEKNPATPTTPQSQDSRISHPSTPGSARKVMLGLERGLNRVRHVLTPKRRAKNEIVDPDQPTLLSGKGLCNVSTTSSDCPKQIMSQLRRALHRKGITCRQKGFTLQGETEFISCKTTGNRKENARPFSSRSACSFELEVCLVEGLSDAKPLVGIRRKRLKGDAWVYKRVCEEVLALAADGEETSQFPTSDAESNCLI, from the exons ATGATCATTGAGTACTGCTCAGGCGGTGAATTATTTGATCACATAG TTGAAAAGAATAGACTCACCGAAACAGACTCCCGCAAATTCTTTCGGCAGATTGTTTCCGCCGTTGCCTATCTTCATAGTTTAGGGTATGCTCACAGAGATTTGAAGCCT GAAAACGTTTTGTTGGATAGACAGCAAAATCTCAAGCTAATAGACTTTGGTCTTTGTGCAAAACCAAAGGGGGGAATGCAGGCTCATTTGTATACATCTTGTGGCTCTCCTACTTATGCGGCACCTGAACTTGTACtgggaaataaatatttgg GGTCAGAGGTAGATATTTGGAGTATGGGCGTACTACTTTATGCTTTATTGTGTGGCTTTCTTCCATTCGATGACAGCAGCATAGAGAATCTCTATAGGAAAATTCTC TCTGGAAAGTACGATGAACCCAACTGGCTCTCTTCAAGcagtaaaaaattgattcggtCCATGCTGCAAATCGATCCTAAAAATCGGATAACTGTCCAAGAATTATGTACTCATCCCTGGATTACCGCTGGATTTTTAAATCCTGTCTCATCCAAGAAGAGAACTAAC TTTCAAAAGGACGAAGAAGTGCTGGCAACCATGTCATCCATCTGTAGCGAGAGTGGAGACGATATATGGCAAGAATTGCTCAAAAGTAATAGGACCGACTATCGAACAGCAACCTACTTGCTGTTACTCAATAGGAAGCATCGAGGGCTTCCCTTAAGACTTGCCTCTGCTCCCAGGACACACTTCTGGGGTAAATCG AACGTCGAGGGGACTCCAAAGGTAGACATTGGTCTAACTAATTTTATCACAAAATTGGATCAATCACCGAGAAGCCGGGTTATCGAGCAATCCCCGGTTACCGATAAGCCTTACACCGCGATAAAAATGACCCTGGAAACCG CTAAGAATAATGGAAAAGACTTCACAGAGCCACATATTCCCATTCGTAAAAGGCTGAGGAGTAAGGAGACGGATGACGCGTTGTCGCCTA TCCCATCGAAGAGGccagttgaaaaagaaaagaatcctGCTACACCAACGACTCCGCAATCCCAAGATTCCAG GATTTCTCATCCCTCAACCCCTGGAAGTGCACGAAAAGTAATGCTGGGCTTGGAGCGAGGTCTGAATCGGGTCAGGCACGTTCTCACACCAAAAcgtcgcgcgaaaaatgagattgTTGATCCCGATCAGCCGACATTACTATCCGGAAAG GGGTTGTGCAACGTTTCTACGACTTCCAGCGATTGCCCAAAACAGATCATGTCCCAGCTACGACGAGCTCTACATCGTAAAGGAATCACCTGCCGGCAAAAAGG TTTTACGTTACAAGGCGAAACGGAGTTCATCAGCTGTAAAACAACTGGaaaccgaaaagaaaatgCGCGTCCATTTTCATCGCGAAGTGCTTGTTCCTTTGAACTGGAAGTCTGCTTAGTCGAAGGCCTATCAGACGCGAAACCGCTCGTAGGAATCCGGCGTAAGCGGTTAAAAGGCGATGCTTGGGTTTACAAAAGGGTTTGCGAAGAGGTTCTCGCGCTTGCAGCCGATGGCGAAGAAACTTCGCAATTTCCTACGTCCGACGCTGAGTCAAATTGTCTTATCTAG
- the LOC105690846 gene encoding maternal embryonic leucine zipper kinase-like isoform X1, with translation MVRYAALKGFYDVEKTIGCGGFAKVKLGTHVATGEKVAIKIMEKTTLGDDLPRVKIEVEALKSLAHQHICKLYQVIETESHYFMIIEYCSGGELFDHIVEKNRLTETDSRKFFRQIVSAVAYLHSLGYAHRDLKPENVLLDRQQNLKLIDFGLCAKPKGGMQAHLYTSCGSPTYAAPELVLGNKYLGSEVDIWSMGVLLYALLCGFLPFDDSSIENLYRKILSGKYDEPNWLSSSSKKLIRSMLQIDPKNRITVQELCTHPWITAGFLNPVSSKKRTNFQKDEEVLATMSSICSESGDDIWQELLKSNRTDYRTATYLLLLNRKHRGLPLRLASAPRTHFWGKSNVEGTPKVDIGLTNFITKLDQSPRSRVIEQSPVTDKPYTAIKMTLETAKNNGKDFTEPHIPIRKRLRSKETDDALSPIPSKRPVEKEKNPATPTTPQSQDSRISHPSTPGSARKVMLGLERGLNRVRHVLTPKRRAKNEIVDPDQPTLLSGKGLCNVSTTSSDCPKQIMSQLRRALHRKGITCRQKGFTLQGETEFISCKTTGNRKENARPFSSRSACSFELEVCLVEGLSDAKPLVGIRRKRLKGDAWVYKRVCEEVLALAADGEETSQFPTSDAESNCLI, from the exons ATGGTGCGATATGCTGCCCTCAAGGGCTTCTATGATGTGGAAAAAACAATCGGCTGTGGAGGATTCGCAAAAGTTAAACTTGGCACCCACGTTGCAACAGGTGAAAAAGTTGCCATTAAGATTATGGAGAAGACCACCCTGGGT GATGATTTACCCAGGGTAAAAATTGAGGTCGAGGCTCTGAAATCCCTGGCGCATCAACACATCTGTAAACTGTATCAAGTGATTGAAACAGAATCCCATTATTTCATGATCATTGAGTACTGCTCAGGCGGTGAATTATTTGATCACATAG TTGAAAAGAATAGACTCACCGAAACAGACTCCCGCAAATTCTTTCGGCAGATTGTTTCCGCCGTTGCCTATCTTCATAGTTTAGGGTATGCTCACAGAGATTTGAAGCCT GAAAACGTTTTGTTGGATAGACAGCAAAATCTCAAGCTAATAGACTTTGGTCTTTGTGCAAAACCAAAGGGGGGAATGCAGGCTCATTTGTATACATCTTGTGGCTCTCCTACTTATGCGGCACCTGAACTTGTACtgggaaataaatatttgg GGTCAGAGGTAGATATTTGGAGTATGGGCGTACTACTTTATGCTTTATTGTGTGGCTTTCTTCCATTCGATGACAGCAGCATAGAGAATCTCTATAGGAAAATTCTC TCTGGAAAGTACGATGAACCCAACTGGCTCTCTTCAAGcagtaaaaaattgattcggtCCATGCTGCAAATCGATCCTAAAAATCGGATAACTGTCCAAGAATTATGTACTCATCCCTGGATTACCGCTGGATTTTTAAATCCTGTCTCATCCAAGAAGAGAACTAAC TTTCAAAAGGACGAAGAAGTGCTGGCAACCATGTCATCCATCTGTAGCGAGAGTGGAGACGATATATGGCAAGAATTGCTCAAAAGTAATAGGACCGACTATCGAACAGCAACCTACTTGCTGTTACTCAATAGGAAGCATCGAGGGCTTCCCTTAAGACTTGCCTCTGCTCCCAGGACACACTTCTGGGGTAAATCG AACGTCGAGGGGACTCCAAAGGTAGACATTGGTCTAACTAATTTTATCACAAAATTGGATCAATCACCGAGAAGCCGGGTTATCGAGCAATCCCCGGTTACCGATAAGCCTTACACCGCGATAAAAATGACCCTGGAAACCG CTAAGAATAATGGAAAAGACTTCACAGAGCCACATATTCCCATTCGTAAAAGGCTGAGGAGTAAGGAGACGGATGACGCGTTGTCGCCTA TCCCATCGAAGAGGccagttgaaaaagaaaagaatcctGCTACACCAACGACTCCGCAATCCCAAGATTCCAG GATTTCTCATCCCTCAACCCCTGGAAGTGCACGAAAAGTAATGCTGGGCTTGGAGCGAGGTCTGAATCGGGTCAGGCACGTTCTCACACCAAAAcgtcgcgcgaaaaatgagattgTTGATCCCGATCAGCCGACATTACTATCCGGAAAG GGGTTGTGCAACGTTTCTACGACTTCCAGCGATTGCCCAAAACAGATCATGTCCCAGCTACGACGAGCTCTACATCGTAAAGGAATCACCTGCCGGCAAAAAGG TTTTACGTTACAAGGCGAAACGGAGTTCATCAGCTGTAAAACAACTGGaaaccgaaaagaaaatgCGCGTCCATTTTCATCGCGAAGTGCTTGTTCCTTTGAACTGGAAGTCTGCTTAGTCGAAGGCCTATCAGACGCGAAACCGCTCGTAGGAATCCGGCGTAAGCGGTTAAAAGGCGATGCTTGGGTTTACAAAAGGGTTTGCGAAGAGGTTCTCGCGCTTGCAGCCGATGGCGAAGAAACTTCGCAATTTCCTACGTCCGACGCTGAGTCAAATTGTCTTATCTAG